GGGGACGCTTCCGGCGGCTATGCGATCCGGTCAGAAGTTGAGCCTGCAACTGCTGCAGCGCACTGGGCTCCGCCATGTCACCCAATTTCTTGGGCTTGAGGATCCGTTCGGCGAGATCGAGTCGGCTTTCTGAATGACTCGCAGATCCATCTCGCAGAGTCATCAAGTGGAGGATCCGGAACTGCTCTCGAAATTCTGCCCAAGGCATTTCCGGTCCGTTCGGTTTTGCCTTCCCAGGCTTCGTCTCAAGTCCCAGAAGTAGTCTTGCTTCGATCTGAGACTTAAGTAGTTGCGCCTCATCTTCATCGCGGCTTCCAACAGAAATCCGAATTTCCCTTTTTTCGACAGGGCATTTGTATCGGAGCTGGAAAGGCCGGCCTGATGGTCGGGCGATCCGGACCTTCGGAACCTTATGCTTGGGGGCTTCGATCTTTTTCTTTTTCATGAGTTTCTGCCAGCTGGATGTTGCGCAGTTTCAAAAACTGGTTGGACCAGGCTGGGTCACGATTCCACGTCTTTCGGCCTCGATTTTTCCATGTTCTCTGAATACAGATACTCGAGCCAGCGTTTTCCATGGATGAACGCCAGTTTGTGAGCATAAAAAACCAGAGGTTCTTCATGACGTGCGGCGCATTTCCGTCGGGCAGCGCGCAGGGCACTCTCGCCCATGCCGGTGCGGGCCATGAACTCCTTTAACGTGTAAACTTCATCGGGCCTCACCATTCCAGGAACTCGTTCCTTTGGAGCGCGTTCCTTCCGATCAATCTTTGTAAGGTCCAACCCATCCGTTCCGGATGGTGACTCTTTTTTGGGGGCCTTGTTGATCTGCAGCGACGGCGCTTGTGGGCGCATAAAACAATCCTCCGGCAGCGTGTCTAAGCTGCGCTCTCGACGTGAGAAAACTGGAGGATCTGTCGCCTGCCGGAGAGAGGGAGCCTTCCGATCGGGACTCACATCTGCCTTGGGGCAGATGAGCAGAGACAGGGTCTGAGGTTGACTTCGGCTGCGCCGCTTCGTTGATTCGAGCCTTGGCATTCAACGCTGAGTCGCTGTCCTGCTGATCGTGTGGACAAAGCCACGCAGGAAAATGTAACATACTGGGAGACAGTAGTCCAACTGGTTGGCAGTACGCTCGTGATTCGATTCAAAATTCGTGAATTGCTGATGGCGAAAGAGCATTCTGAAGGCCGTCGGATCGCTCTGCGGGAAGTCGCCGAGCGAACCGGAATATCGCCACAGGTTCTGTCCAGCCTTTGTTCTCCAACTCACGCTGTTGTCACGAATACCGCGTTTGTGGAATCGCTCTGTCGGTTTTTTGACTGCACGCCTAATGATCTGATGGTCATGGTGGATGCGGATGATGTCGCTATCTGCCATGTCGATGCACTCTATCCGGATCGACGCCGTTGAAGTTTCAAAATCGTGCTGGCCTGTAGAGTTTCTCAGCCCTGAAGGCGGTGAAGGCTTTCCAGGAACAGCTGCAGCGATTTCAGAAGCGCCTCTCCCTCCCTGATCAAGCTGACCCGATCACTGTCGCCACTTTGTGGCCCTTTACTATCGCCACGACCGTCGGGAGCAACCCGCTCGATTCCTGGAAATTTGAAACCCGCACGGACTCGATAAGCTCGGGCGTTCTCTTCGAAATACCAGGGGACTCCCGCCATCGAGAGAGTCTGCAGAAGACGGAAGATTGTCCTCCTGGAGCAGCCCAGTTCCTCGGCCAGCGTGTCAGCGTCCCAGCGCCCTTTGCCCATAATCAGGTGGAGAAGACGCAGTAACCTCCCGAGCCGCTCACTCTGGCGAATTCGCCGTTCAACTTCTGGTCTGCGCTTTTTGTCCATTCCAAATCTGCATGAAGGCTGGGCCTGACGTCCGGTGAACGAGGATTGTGATTCATCGTGGTGACACCTCTGGGACAGTGACCTCCGGGCGTTGCTATGAACTGGCGAGGAGGAACCCTTTGGGGGATGTTGAATGACCCCCCGTTGACACAGGAGCCGTGATAATCACTGGTTTCTTGGACCGAGATCAGAGGGAGAGACGATGCCAGACCCGTTCTACGGACACCAGCCATCTGTTGGACTGCACATTCTCAAGGATGCCTGGTGCCAGAAGGCCTACCTGGGAGTTCAATCGCGGAGGCTTGCCGAGCCTGGAGAGTTGTCCAATGCGATCGCCGCCACGTTTGCCGCGGCTCCCGTCCGTCATCAGGGATATCGCCTGGAGAGATCCCCGGCGGAGGCGATCCATGTGAGCGAGCAGGAACGTCGACTGGAAGCTGCCCTGTTGCAGCGATGGGGATCGCCTGGGATGTGGCCGACCTCTGGAGGCTGGGGGCGTCTGGTCGCATGCCAGGTGCCGTTGTTCGATCAAGCAGTAAGGGCCGGCTGGGGATACATCGATCTGCTCGGAGTGACGGCGGAAGGACTGCCTGCGGTTGTCGAATTAAAGAAGGCTCCCACAGCTCTTGCTGATGGTCAGACAGCGGCGACAGAGACCCCGTTCCGCATGGTGTTGGAAGCCGCGGCCTACGCGGTGGCACTCCGTCGAAACTGGGAGATCTTTCGACCGGAGTGGATTGCACGACTGAACACAATCGGACTTCCAGATTCGGTGATCGCTCAAGTGCCATTGAAACTTGAGAGAGTTCCGCTTGTTGCGGTGGCTCCTGCCAGTTTCTGGATTGACTGGTTACCCGTCACGGCGAAGGGACAGACGGTGACCGATGAAACCTGGGAGTCGTTCCGCTTGTTGATGAGTGAGTTTGAGAAGGAGAACCTGCCCGTTTCCTTTTTCAGCGTCAGTGGACATGATCTGGACCCTGATGGCCTGGCCATTCAGCCATTGATTGGTTTCCCTCCATGTACACGTTGAAAGCGGTCGCCGTCACATTCTCTTATTGTGCCAAGGTGTCGACCCGTTGGTCCCAAGGAGACTTCACTTCGTCGTGGAATTGATCCATGCTTCGGCTTCGTCCGGGCAATATCGGGGCGCGACTTCAGATGTGAACTGTGCTTCAGGCGAGGATCTCGTAGGTCTCGCCATCTTTCAGCACCCGCACGCTCGTGAAGTGTTCCCGGAATTTCTCTGGTTCGAACGTGTGAATCGGAACCACGACCTTGGCTGAAATCGACTTCACAAACGTGACGATGTCTCGGGAGAGCATGTGCCCGCTCGTATGAACTGGAATCAGGTTTCCTCCGGCAGCTTCAATTGCGGATTTCGTGGGAATCCAGTCTGGTTTGTCGAGGTAGCCGGCCCAACGTGAATACAAGCAGTTCGTCTTGGGCGGCAATACTCCCTGAAAATCCATCGGAAGCATTGTTCCCCGGAACACCATCAAAAACTTCTCCGGATGGTTTTGAATCTCGGTCAATTCGATGCGGTTCGACTGAAACTTTTTCAGGAGATGGGTCAAACCTTTTCGAGCTGCCGAGTTCTGAAACACCTGAGGAAAATAGACTCGTGTTGGTCCCGGTACGATCGGTGAGGGAAGTGGGGTGTCAGTGCTGATCAGGTATTGGATGAACGCTGTGTACTCGTCGGCCACGAACTGCCGGCCCGTCTTGATTGCGGCTCTGATGAACGCGATCAGCCGATCAACGTGTTGGGGAGAAAATGACGCCAGAACCAGACCCGGCGAGCTGCTGATGTGATCGACGATCTCGTCTTCGAGTTCGTACTCAGTCGCAGTATGACCATCCGGTAATCCGAAGTGTGTTCCCTCCATCAGAAGTACGTCGATGGCTCGATCCTGGACCGCTTCGATCAGCGAGCGGTGCATACCAGGCTTCCTGCCGTGGAGTCGCAGATCTCCCGTATACAGAATCGTTTTCTGGCCCGCAGTGATAAGGAACGCCAGACACCCGAAGATAGAGTGATCCACAGGAAATGCTGTGATCGTGATGTCTTTGATGTTCGTGGGGATGCCCGCCTTCAACTCTCGGAATCGTTCACGGGGAAGTTCCACCTGATTGGCGAAGAGCTTTCCCGCCAGCATCATTTTGCTGGTCCCTCGACTGGTGTAGATCGGGATCTCATTTCGGCAATGCCCCAGGAGGCCGGTGTGATCGAGATGGGCATGTGAGAGAAGTATCCCATCCGGAGGTGGGCCATGATCGAACAGGCCACGAACTTGAGGCAGGATCTCCAGTTGTTGAAGTTCCTCGACGCTCTTCCGACGTAACATTCCCGTATCGAGAGGTTCTCTGTCCGCCCGGAACAGCGGCATGCCCACATCCAGGATGATTCGAGCGTGAGCGGACTCAATCTCGATGCAGTTGCCCCCGACTTCGTGTGTTCCCCGATGGATTGTCAGTTTCATAGAGAATGGACTTGGGAAGATGTTTCGATGAGAACGATGAGTTTCAGGTTGATGCGTTGTATTCGTGTCATGGAACTCGCCATGTGCTCAGAACCTCACGATCCGGCGGAAAATAGAAGCCAGCTGTCGTTTTGAGAGTCTCGAGAAATGCTGCAGATCGGACTCGAACCGATGACACAGAGATGTCACCGTCTCTCCCTCTGAGCTACTGCAGCAAACAAAGTCAGGTCGTCGAGAGCATGGTGTTGCTCGATGGCGTATTGTCGGTCGTCACCTGGATTGCTGTTTCTCCTGATTCGATGTTCATCTGGAACACTCTCACGAGAACCAGCGGGTTGTGCCGACTGCCTTACCTTCGCGGGATTTGCGTCTCTCCTGGACCTGACGATGAACTCGTATCAAAGACCAGGGCCAGCGGTGGGGCATTCCCGATCGACGAAACGCCCAATCGGTGTGATTTTCAGATCTTTGTCATCGTTTTTGAGTGCCACTGGTCGAGCCGGAAGCGACTGGGTCTGGCACGACCAGAACATCGTTTCCGTTTTCAGCCTGGCTTGCGATTCTGCCGTTTCGCTCGTCGGTGGGAGAGCCAGCCATGCCAAACGACGAACAGGACGGGCGACATCAGCACCAGGTAAATCGTGCCTGCTCCCAGAATCGTGATGACGTGAAGGCGGAGTTCAGCTGCGGAAGCTCCATGCAGCCAGGCCCAATACTCCCAGATGTGATTTCCGGCGACATAAAGTAGAGGACCGATGTAGACGACGAACGCATAGAAGGACACGCCCATGATGGCGGTCACCATCGCACCGTTCCCCTCTTGTTGTCTGTTCTCTCTCATGGTTTTCTCCGGAGGGCCAATGGGCAATAGAGGCACAGAATGGCTGAGTCAGAGGGTTCGTTCCGTGAGATACCAGCGTTTTTCGTTGTCGTTCCAAGTGAGGGTGTAAGTCGAGATCTTTTCCAACGGCGTCCCGGCCTGGGATTTGAACTCGATGGCGACGTTGAAGCGATAAGCCGGCCACAGCCGCCAGTTTTCAGGGAGAGTTTGACCGGGGGCAAAAGCGAGCGGGTCCGGTTTGTCGGGAACGACGCTCCGAACATTGAAGCTGATGGGGGGCAGCGTCGAATTAATCCGGGAACTCATCGTGGCAGCGTCGTTGTCCTGACCGGCCATCCACTTCTGCATCTCAGAGGAGAAATGAGATCGGGCTGCGGACTCCGACCCTTCTTTCGCCTGGAAGATGGTGTGCGGAATGCAGCCGGTCAGGATGGTCAGGAATGAAATCAGAGAGAGGACACGCAACGTCATGAAAGGCTCCGGGGATCAGGTTGTGGATTGTCACGAATTCGATTGGTCGTGGCTCAACACTGTTACCCGAAGCAATGGACCAAGGTGGGTCAGGCTTGGTCGCTCTCAGAGTTCAACGCGAGTGCTGTTGTCAGCACCTTGGCGTACCGCTGTCTCAGTTCGGCTGGACTCAGGATCTGTACATTTCCTGACCAGGAGAGGATCCAGTGCAGGATCTCTTCCAATCCGTCGACGGTGAAGGCCAGAAGCACACTTCCGTCTTTCTGAAGCTTTGCTTTCTGGGTGTGATGCCAGACGGTTTCTGTGACCACACTGGACGCTGGCGGCAAGAATCGGAGTTCGACCTCGTAAGATTGGTCTCCCCGATACACTGACCAGGCATTCCCCAAAAAGCTCCTGAGATCGAAGTCCGCCGGAACATGCGCGGCCTGGTCGAGCATTCTGAGCGATTTGAACCGGGCGATACGAAGCGTCTTCGGTTGAGACTCTCCATCCAGATGGCCGATGAGATACCACGCTCGTTTGATGAGACAAAGCCGATAGGGGTGCAGTCGCAGCTTCACGGTCTGGCTTTCATACGGACTCGAATAGAGGCCGGTCAGTTGCTTTCCTTGAAGGAGAGCGAACTGAGCGGTTTTGATCGCCTCGTCATGTCGACTGTGGTCGGCGATTTTGAGGTCGAAGACTTCGATGAGTCGGGCAGCGTCCGACAGAATCTGCTGAATTTGTTCACTCGATGTGGCTGTCAGTTTTCGAGTCGTCGGCCCTGCACCCTCAGAGATATTGAGACCAGCGGCCGAAGAAGCTGCTGTTGCGATCGCCTGTCCCAGAGCCTCTTCTAACGTGAGGGTCAACGTCGGAAACCGAAAGTCCGGCCGGACTCGGTAGCACTGTGTCCGTTCGTCCTTGTAGAACGGAATCCCCGCGAATTCCAGTACTTCCAGATCTCTCCGGACCGTTCGGTCCGAGCAGCCCAGTTCCTCAGCAATGGCTTGAAGCGTCCACTGTCCTCGGGACTGGATGAGATTGAGGACTCCCAGAACCCTGGCGATTCGGTCTGCCTGACGCACTCGCCGATCACGATCGGGGCGCTGAGGAACAGGAGTGGTCCGTCCTGGTGGGATAGAGGGTTTTCGGGTGGAGCGTTTTTTTGCCATGGTGCTGAGATCGTACCGAACCACTGAAAAGTTTTGATGGCTCAGCATGCTGGCTCCTGATGGCAGGGGTGGGACATTGCCTGCAGGGATTTCACATCACGCGGCGTTTTCGAAGATCCAGGTGTGAGCGAGATCGACAACCTTGGCAAGCAATTGGAGATCGTCGCGACCAAAGGAATCGGTCTGTTTCCAGTCTTCGCCGTCCTTGTAGATTCGCGAGACCGTCACGTTGTGACGGGTACCAACCGCCGTCTCATTCTGCCAGATGGCCGCCTTTACGGCTCCGAAGCGAATTTCGTGAACAGGTTGCTGCTTGGTTGATTTGGCCATAGCGTAGATTCCTTTGAGAATGGTGTGATAGTTAACACCAATACCCCGAGGAAGCTGATTGCTCGCGATGGCGACTTGTCAGGGTGGAACGTCGGTGTGTCGGACCGAAGCGGGTTAGCGACAATTAACTCGACGCTCAGGACACGCTCACGTTACATGAACGACCAAGGTCAGTTGCCCGCTCAAACTGAGCAGGCGCAAAAACCATTGCACCTTTGCGGTATGGTAATCATCACAGATGACGGACTCAGGGCTTTTCTGGAAATGTCCACCGACACTCATATGTGAAATCCGGCTCCACACTCAACAGCGTGAATGCCAGGATATGGCCGTCCACGACGTTTAACTGCTGGGCCGGCGCAACGGATTCCGACTCAGAGATGTTCCCTTTCGGATATCGCAGCAAGTTGAAGTTCTGATAGCGTTTGTCATCCGGCATCAGTAACCACGCGCTTAGAAGCCCGGTTTCGGTATCCACATACAGGTTCACCGATTGCTGATTTTCTCCCTGCGGTTCGCGAACCTGCAATTCCAGTGCGAGGTCGACGACCTCTTTGGGAGGGATCTTTGAAAGATCGAACTCGACTTCGAATAGATGCGGCGTCTCACGCCCCGCTGCGGCAGCAGGTCGCTGCACCCGCAGTCTCGCAGGAACGTGCGGATTAAGCGACCGCACGTCGAGCCGAGGATGATCCAGCCGAAACTTCACGACAAATCGATTGGCGGTCGACTCCAGTTTGCGGAGTCGAAAGCGGCGATAGCCATAAATCGAAGATTGCCCAGCCGCCGCACGCCGCGGCGTTGACATCCAGCGGCGCATATCGAGTACCCGCAAATCTGCGATGACTTCAAGGCCGCTGTAATCTGGCGGCGTCAGTTCTCGCACCTCAATCATCGGCATTCCCTCGAACAACGGGGGCGTGCCGTCCTGGAGTAGCCTGTTCATTACAGCATAGTCTTGATTGCTCTGCGCCATCGACTCGACGAGCTGCTGATTGATTTGAGACTGGCGATACCATTTGACGCCGTAGTACGGCAAGATCAGGAGAATCGGAACGAGAAGCGGGACGTAGATGTATGAAATCCAGTCGCGGTAATCGAGCAGCGTACTCCAGATGCGTCGGACGGCAGAGTGCTGAAGCGTTCGGGACTGTTGTGTGACGGGTGCGATGGGCGGGACCACGGTTGCCACGGGGGGAATGATCTTTGGCGACGCGGCTCGTGCGGTGGACATTGGATCCCAGGGAGAATCCGCCGGGATCTCTGTGCCAAATAAGTCGGGGCGTGAGCGACAGGCGCTGCGCCCGACACAGTAGCCGTGGCGGATCAGGGCGCTGATTTCCAACGGAGAGAACCGATCGAGATCGGTTCGGATCTCAGCCGCCCGTCGCTGAATCTCTGGATGCGCGGCTGTTGGGTCTTCTTCCCTATCGATGCAGCGAGAAATCGGCGCAAAGACGAATCCCGGTGTGCCGGAAAACGTGTCGACTTCCAACTGCCAGACGCGATCCATCAAAATGTCGCTGGCGCGCATCGATGTCGAGATCAGTCCGCCGGCGCGTGCGTTCGCGACGATCTGGAATTCCTTCCCGGCATCGCTGACCAGGACGGAATCGAAACATCCATTTTCCGAGCGAAAGCAGGGCCTGCCGGTCACTTGTCGCACGGCATTCTGAACCAGTTGACGGTTGAGCCACAACCGCTCTCCTCCTTCCAATTCCCGCTCGTCCTGTTGTGCAGCTCTGATCAACGTTTCAACGTCGGCGTCATTGAGCGAGAGTCCGGAAAACGCTGGATCGCGAGCCAGGTTCTCGTGGTTCAGAACGTCCCATAAGCCGTCGACAAGACGGGCAACGGACTCACTTTCCGACATGACGTTTCCGGCCATCCCATTGCGAGGCTGTGACAACAAGTGCGACAGACGGCGTAGTGGGTTCTCGACCGGACCGGCTGCGGCCTCTGCGAGCGCTCGCTGCAATTGCTGTGGGTCAGACAGATCGTCAAGTTCCAACCGAACCTCGCTAGCCATCCATGACCGTTCCAGGCAACGGAACATGCGAACGCCGAGATTGTCGTACACGCCTCCGTCGGTAAAGGCGAGCCGTCCGAATTGGCCGGGATTCGCCCCTACATCGCTGGCCTGCAGCTCGAGCGGCGGAAAAAAGCCAGGGAACGCCGACGAAGCAGTGACAGCCATCGGAATTGTTGCCAATCCGGTGTGAATTCTTTCAAACCGCATCCGCTGGCCGGGCCGTCGCCGCTGCATGAGCAGGCCATCGCGAGTGAAGGCGCACAAGCAGCCTTCGCTCAGATTCGTCGCCAGCATGTACAGCCGGGGGCGGTCGGGCAACTGGAACAGGCAAGTGTCGCCGAACAGGAACTTTTCATAGTGATATTCCAATAGTCCCGTGCGTGTGAGCTGGCGACAGGGCCGGCGCAGCGCAAGTCGGCGCAGCCCCCGCAATGGCATTGCCAACGGGTAGCGGCGGACCACTCGATTACGAATATCGAGCTGCACGAATCGAAGTATTTCGGCAGCAGCAGCGTCGAAATCTTTCAGAGAACCGGTATAGCGCTGCCAATTCTGGACCAGATGCGCCGCAAGGATGCTTCCGCCGGATACGGACGTGATCTGCGTCACATTGGGGAGAATGTTCGCTTCCCGCAGGAAGCGGATCATGCCTAAGTGAAACAGTGTGGCCCGAAAGCCCCCACCAGACAACGCGAGCCCGATACGGTGCATAAAACACCCAAGATGAGGTCAGCCTCCGGGCTTATGAATTCGCATCGAGCAAGACAGCGAGAGGTCGCCAAGCCTGAGAAATGAGGTGCTCGATTTCCGTCGGAGTCCATCCTATGGCGGCGCTGTCAGGGGAAGCAAGGGCGGCAACTTCGGTGAAGCGGCGAAAGCATGAGGTGTTGCGACATGATTGAGAGTATGCATGCTTGAACCGGCTACTGCTCGCCTTCAGAATCCATAAGACCAGAGAAGATGGTAGGAGTAGTACGACCCGCATAAGCCCACCTGCGTCACTTTACCTTCAGCAGCATGCGGTGCATGCTCCGTATCCGAGAAGTTCTCGAAGGGGCCGCAGACGATGCCGGCGGACATGATTCTGCTCGAGAGAAGCGGCCCAGCCGAGACCGGCGTTCGGTTATGAAGCTGGGCCTATCTGATGCGCGGTTCGACTTTCATTTCATCACCGCGAGATTTCGCCAAAGGTTCGTCAGGCTCTCTGTGCCTCCGAACAGGGTGGTGAAGTGAGTGGAGTCGATGAGCAAGATGTCGCCGGCCCGTTGTTCGTTCGGCGGCATCCAAAGCAGGCAGTTGAATTCTTTGTTGCCCGCGGCCGTGAAGGGGTGGGGACGGTCGGGGTCGATGAGTTGTCTACCCAACACATGCACCGAATATGCATCTTGAGCTGTCACTTCGTAGTGGGGCAGATGCAGGTGGAAGTTGAATGTGGTGACGTTGTTCAACAGCCCCAGCGCATCGAGATCACGGAAAGCGGTCAGCGGCGCGATCTCCTTTGTCCCTTTCACGACTGCGGGTCGTAGTCCCCATTGATTGTTCACCGGGACGTTGAGGGCTGCCATCAGCGAGCGTGTGTATTGACTGAATCTCTGCTGACGAGGCACGAGTTCGTCGCCGTGGTGGCGGTATTCCATCTGCCGCTGTTGGGGATCGTTAGTAAAGCCGACGTCGTGATGGGGAGCCAGGACCAGACAGGTTCCCTCGCGTTTCAACCACTCTCGAATCGCGTCGATTTCGCCTGACTCCGCCTCTTGTTCGGCAACGAGATGGTCCAGGCCAAACACCATCAGCGTGTCCGTGTCGGCCAGCACCCGTTCGTCAATCGGCAACTTGTAACCAGCCTGATCAATGCGCTGGAACACTGCCACGGGATGGCCGGTCGCCTCGCCGACGACCTGCTGAAATGAAAGGGTCGATCGATGGAATAATTCCAGCGTTCCACCAATCCCTTGCAGGAAGTTCATCTTGTCCCACTCGGTGGCTTCAAACGCTGGCCAGGCGACCCGACGAACTTCCGTCATGGAGGAAAAACGATTGTCGAGCTCGGTGAGATCGCGATTCGTTTCCCAAGGATAACTCCAGGTCCAATAGATGCTGACGCGTCGCTTGCCGGGCGTCTGCTTTCGAGGAATGTGGTCCTGGTTATAGGTCCGGGCTGGTTGTCGCGTGGCCATTCGCTGCCTTTCAAAAATCCGGATGTCGGAGCCTATTTTTCAGTTCGCTTGCCAAGTCTCTTGCTGATTGAGGTGCCGTGTTACGCTGGCCGCCACGCGACCAAAAATTCCGGCATATGTCGGAAACGAAAGTGGGACTCGCGCAACTTCATCGACTCGCATTCCCGCGGTCATGGCGATCGCTGCGAGTTGAGTGATTTCGACCGCCCGTTCGCCGACGACGTGACAACCGAGGAGTTTGTGTGTTGCACGGTCGACGACCAGCTTGCAAAAACCGAATGTGCGACCGTCGATGATCGTGCGGGTGGTCGTATCGAAGTGGATCGTCGAGGCCAGGACATCGTGTGTTGCCCGGGCCTGCGATTCGGTCATTCCCACCTGGGCGTATTCCGGGTCGGTGAAACTGCCGATGGGATTCACTGCTTCGGGCAGCGTCGTCATCGGACCTCGTACCGCATTTGTCGCCGCCACGAAACCGTCCTGGATCGCCGGCGGGACCAACAGCAAGCGACCCGTGACATCGCCGGCGGCCAAGATGTGCGGCGAGGTCGTTCGCAGATACTCATCGACGACAATGAAACCCTTCGAATCCGTCTCGACTCCGGCGGCCTGAAGTCTCAAAGCGGCCGTGTTGGCCTGCCAGCCAATTGCGACCACAGCGAGCGACGCTTCGGCCTGATATCGAACGCCGTCTTTGCAATAATTCATCCGTACGCCATTCGGCGTTTTCTCGAATGATTCGATCTCGCCAAAGTTCTCCTGGACTTCGATCCCCGCGCTCCGAAATGCGGAGGCGACGGCAGCTGAAATGTCCTCGTCTTCTGTGGGCAGAATACGTGGTCCGCGATGAAACAGCTGCACTCGTGAGCCGAACGCATTGAAGACCGAAGCGACCTGCGCCCCGGTGGCGCCGCCGCCAATGACCAGCATCGAAGACGGCACTGAGGAGAGGCTCCAGGCGTCGCTGTGCGTGTTCGTGAATTCAAATCCCGGAACGTCGAGCCGTCGACTGGATCCGCCTGTACAGATCACAAAGCTCTTCGCCTCTAATCGCAGTCCACTCCCCGACTCAATTGTGTGTGAATCCACGAACTGGACATCTCCCGCACATTCATAGACGGAGACACCTAGCGATTTGATCTGCTCGCGCCAGGAAGAACAGGTTCGGACGTCGCGAGTCACCTCGCGAACGCGGACGAGGAGTCGATCATAATCCAGCGAGGGCTCGTTGATCGTGATGCCGTATTGACCGAGCTGTCGCGCATCTCGCAGTAACCGTGCCGCATGCGCCAGCGTCCTCACGGGAACGGGACCGTCATTTGCCGCCATACCGCCAAACTCGCCGCGGCTGATGAGGGCCGTACGAGCGCCCAGATCCCCGGCGCGCAATGCCGCAACCACGCCAGCCGGACCAGCTCCGATGATAATGACGTCGAACCGAGCCCCTGAGTTCGTCATGTTGTTCCAAATCAAAGCTCGATCTTCAGCCGCATCCCGACGATGACCGTTGTATCCAGGCTCATTGTGCTGGGCTCCACAACTTGGAGATCACCTGTCAGGTGGCAATAACGATTGAGGCTGGCGTTATAAAAAAACTCCATGCCGTGTTCGTCGCGCTGGGCAAGTCCTGGCGGCGCGAGTGGTCCCGACAGCAACGCTTTGAAGTTGCTCGACAGCCCGACAAGAAAATAGCCCAGACCGAATGTATCCTGCTGCCGACCTGGGATCAGGCTGCTGCCGCCAAGGCCGAGCGTCGTATTCCAACCAATTGGATTCGGATCGCCGTCCGAAATCCCAGTCATGCCGAACACTCCCCAGCCGATGGACGGGTCTGTTTCGCTGACCCACAGGTACTGATCGAAGTTGTACCACACCGCCCAGGAGCCGGAGACTTCTCCTGCCACGATGCCCTGTCCAGGCACAATCACAAAGGATGCCGGGTCAACCGAAGTGAATGTTCGGCTGTTCCAATTGACGCCGACATTTTGGTTTCCCGGCAAACCGAATGGAGCGACCGGAGTCTTGACCGTGCTTGAGAGGAGTACGCCATCCGCGAACAGTTGATCCAGATCCAAAGTGGTCGCGTGATTATTGGGATCGCGAACGACAAAAGAGAACCCCGGAGTCTGATCCCCAGTCACGGCGAATCCTGCTCCGTACGTTGAATAAGGGACGGTGCGGGCATTGATGATGTTTGCCACGATTCCGCTGTTCATGAACCGGTCGATGCCATTGCG
This window of the Planctomicrobium piriforme genome carries:
- a CDS encoding helix-turn-helix domain-containing protein, translated to MDKATQENVTYWETVVQLVGSTLVIRFKIRELLMAKEHSEGRRIALREVAERTGISPQVLSSLCSPTHAVVTNTAFVESLCRFFDCTPNDLMVMVDADDVAICHVDALYPDRRR
- a CDS encoding HTH domain-containing protein, whose translation is MDKKRRPEVERRIRQSERLGRLLRLLHLIMGKGRWDADTLAEELGCSRRTIFRLLQTLSMAGVPWYFEENARAYRVRAGFKFPGIERVAPDGRGDSKGPQSGDSDRVSLIREGEALLKSLQLFLESLHRLQG
- a CDS encoding MBL fold metallo-hydrolase codes for the protein MKLTIHRGTHEVGGNCIEIESAHARIILDVGMPLFRADREPLDTGMLRRKSVEELQQLEILPQVRGLFDHGPPPDGILLSHAHLDHTGLLGHCRNEIPIYTSRGTSKMMLAGKLFANQVELPRERFRELKAGIPTNIKDITITAFPVDHSIFGCLAFLITAGQKTILYTGDLRLHGRKPGMHRSLIEAVQDRAIDVLLMEGTHFGLPDGHTATEYELEDEIVDHISSSPGLVLASFSPQHVDRLIAFIRAAIKTGRQFVADEYTAFIQYLISTDTPLPSPIVPGPTRVYFPQVFQNSAARKGLTHLLKKFQSNRIELTEIQNHPEKFLMVFRGTMLPMDFQGVLPPKTNCLYSRWAGYLDKPDWIPTKSAIEAAGGNLIPVHTSGHMLSRDIVTFVKSISAKVVVPIHTFEPEKFREHFTSVRVLKDGETYEILA
- a CDS encoding helix-turn-helix transcriptional regulator, which produces MRQADRIARVLGVLNLIQSRGQWTLQAIAEELGCSDRTVRRDLEVLEFAGIPFYKDERTQCYRVRPDFRFPTLTLTLEEALGQAIATAASSAAGLNISEGAGPTTRKLTATSSEQIQQILSDAARLIEVFDLKIADHSRHDEAIKTAQFALLQGKQLTGLYSSPYESQTVKLRLHPYRLCLIKRAWYLIGHLDGESQPKTLRIARFKSLRMLDQAAHVPADFDLRSFLGNAWSVYRGDQSYEVELRFLPPASSVVTETVWHHTQKAKLQKDGSVLLAFTVDGLEEILHWILSWSGNVQILSPAELRQRYAKVLTTALALNSESDQA
- a CDS encoding patatin-like phospholipase family protein, which translates into the protein MHRIGLALSGGGFRATLFHLGMIRFLREANILPNVTQITSVSGGSILAAHLVQNWQRYTGSLKDFDAAAAEILRFVQLDIRNRVVRRYPLAMPLRGLRRLALRRPCRQLTRTGLLEYHYEKFLFGDTCLFQLPDRPRLYMLATNLSEGCLCAFTRDGLLMQRRRPGQRMRFERIHTGLATIPMAVTASSAFPGFFPPLELQASDVGANPGQFGRLAFTDGGVYDNLGVRMFRCLERSWMASEVRLELDDLSDPQQLQRALAEAAAGPVENPLRRLSHLLSQPRNGMAGNVMSESESVARLVDGLWDVLNHENLARDPAFSGLSLNDADVETLIRAAQQDERELEGGERLWLNRQLVQNAVRQVTGRPCFRSENGCFDSVLVSDAGKEFQIVANARAGGLISTSMRASDILMDRVWQLEVDTFSGTPGFVFAPISRCIDREEDPTAAHPEIQRRAAEIRTDLDRFSPLEISALIRHGYCVGRSACRSRPDLFGTEIPADSPWDPMSTARAASPKIIPPVATVVPPIAPVTQQSRTLQHSAVRRIWSTLLDYRDWISYIYVPLLVPILLILPYYGVKWYRQSQINQQLVESMAQSNQDYAVMNRLLQDGTPPLFEGMPMIEVRELTPPDYSGLEVIADLRVLDMRRWMSTPRRAAAGQSSIYGYRRFRLRKLESTANRFVVKFRLDHPRLDVRSLNPHVPARLRVQRPAAAAGRETPHLFEVEFDLSKIPPKEVVDLALELQVREPQGENQQSVNLYVDTETGLLSAWLLMPDDKRYQNFNLLRYPKGNISESESVAPAQQLNVVDGHILAFTLLSVEPDFTYECRWTFPEKP